gtttttttttaagtgataaccctcactcctgggattaattacacagattaaatttaaaaacaaaatttatgaacgatgccggacaTTTTTGCTTTTGTTTTAGGATAAAGGATTTTTACTACGTCATAATATCATCTAAAAGTACTAAACTTCTTATCCAATATTCTTACCATCGCAATATAACGGTATCACTTTTCTATATAGATTCAATCGCCTTGCTGTTGATTTTCTTCTGGTTATTGCTATGATTGGACAACAAGGAGCAGTAAAAGATACCCATCTTGCAGAATTGCCAGTTTTTGTGAAAACAATAATAGCTTTTGCATCGGATTTCGACGCCGCAAGAGATGCGCCGAGGGCGAGAGATAATGGCACTAAAGCTGGAATTTTTACCTTTAACCAAAAATATAATCGCAGTATTAAAATCtgccattaaataaaattcgaaTTAAAAAACGTCTTCACTAAAACAAcagaaatatattgtatatcgcCACTCGTATATTGAATACCGGTAAACATAGGTACgtgaaaaatagaattattacCTCCAAGTAATCTGCTACAATCCCAGAATTATCAAGTGTTTCGAGAGCCATTGCTCTAATAATAGAGCGTACTATTTCTTTAGGAGGAAATTCTGATTTTAAATCATCACTAATAACTATTCCATCTACACAACTGTTAACAActtcattaatttcaataaaaacactTCTCTTGCTTTCTCTTAAACTGTAATAATCTAGTGTTGTATCGggctttaaatgaaatataggtTTTTGGAGCTGAAATTGAAATAATGTTaatgaaataagtaaaaaatgcTAGGATGATGGTGCTTAAAAATCATCATACTTCTTTGCACACTTTTATTGGACAAATACAAGGATCTTGAG
The nucleotide sequence above comes from Leptidea sinapis chromosome 12, ilLepSina1.1, whole genome shotgun sequence. Encoded proteins:
- the LOC126967199 gene encoding pyruvate kinase-like isoform X2; amino-acid sequence: MSIEIPVAVDEDVDIVILKDVKNLPQYLNFKDNNLCEILKPILVWISSGTLTDGLKEIIRFSDGIIFDRERDYKLTQDPCICPIKVCKELQKPIFHLKPDTTLDYYSLRESKRSVFIEINEVVNSCVDGIVISDDLKSEFPPKEIVRSIIRAMALETLDNSGIVADYLEVKIPALVPLSLALGASLAASKSDAKAIIVFTKTGNSARWVSFTAPCCPIIAITRRKSTARRLNLYRKVIPLYCDVPRFCNWRLEWQSRVDFGTTFALKTGLFNSGANLVVLAPTKESIGYCNGFQIINVPF